Proteins co-encoded in one Stutzerimonas stutzeri genomic window:
- the pstA gene encoding phosphate ABC transporter permease PstA — MKKDSLKTWIKSGTPWVWMNAGAVSIAVIMTLGLLAVIAVRGLEHFWPADVVVADYKVPGAEPRVLAGEVVQAEEVPRARLAASGLPVDVEGGEFMTRELLKVGNREVYGADFSWVIGEWLSDTRTPADLVALERREWGNFYGELLNVKEAGQLVAEGDAAWAELLQRIDRVNDLHEQIAKLEQVDIGRINYGLERLRLKTRKLELDDKLDAAAQAELDAERAQWDGEYKALEGELTALYQDFNRDSITMRTMDGQEKDISLGKIVRAYRPNAMSTVDKLGFYFAKLWEFVSDEPREANTEGGIFPAIFGTVLMTLIMAVIVTPFGVIAAVYLREYAKQGILTRIIRIAVNNLAGVPSIVYGVFGLGFFVYVLGGSLDRIFYPEAAPAPVFGTPGLMWASLTLAILTLPVVIVATEEGLARIPRILREGSLALGATKSETLWKVVLPMASPAMMTGLILAVARAAGEVAPLMLVGVVKLAPSLPLNGNYPYLHLDQKIMHLGFHIYDVGFQSPNVEAARPLVYATALLLVLVIAILNLSAVVIRNHLREKYKALDH, encoded by the coding sequence GTGAAAAAGGATTCGCTGAAAACCTGGATCAAGAGCGGCACCCCCTGGGTCTGGATGAACGCGGGCGCCGTGTCCATCGCCGTGATCATGACGCTCGGCCTGCTGGCGGTGATCGCCGTGCGCGGCCTCGAGCATTTCTGGCCGGCCGACGTGGTGGTCGCCGACTACAAGGTGCCCGGTGCCGAGCCACGGGTGCTGGCCGGTGAGGTGGTGCAGGCCGAAGAGGTGCCCCGTGCACGCCTGGCCGCCAGCGGTCTGCCGGTGGATGTCGAGGGCGGCGAATTCATGACCCGCGAGTTGCTCAAGGTCGGCAACCGCGAGGTCTACGGCGCCGATTTCTCCTGGGTCATCGGCGAGTGGCTGAGCGATACGCGTACGCCGGCCGATCTGGTCGCGCTGGAGCGCCGCGAGTGGGGCAACTTCTATGGCGAACTGCTGAACGTCAAGGAAGCGGGCCAGCTGGTGGCCGAAGGTGATGCTGCCTGGGCCGAGCTGCTGCAGCGGATCGACCGCGTCAACGACCTGCACGAGCAGATTGCGAAGCTGGAGCAGGTCGACATCGGCCGCATCAATTACGGCCTCGAACGCCTGCGGCTCAAGACCCGCAAGCTCGAGCTCGACGACAAGCTCGATGCGGCCGCTCAGGCTGAGCTCGATGCCGAACGTGCCCAGTGGGACGGCGAATACAAGGCCCTGGAGGGCGAGCTGACGGCGCTCTACCAGGACTTCAACCGCGACAGCATCACCATGCGCACCATGGACGGTCAGGAGAAGGACATCAGCCTCGGCAAGATTGTCCGCGCCTATCGCCCGAACGCCATGTCGACGGTCGACAAGCTGGGCTTCTACTTCGCCAAGCTGTGGGAATTCGTCAGTGACGAGCCGCGCGAGGCGAACACCGAGGGCGGCATCTTCCCGGCGATTTTCGGCACCGTGCTGATGACCCTCATCATGGCCGTGATCGTCACCCCGTTCGGCGTGATCGCCGCGGTCTACCTGCGCGAGTATGCCAAGCAGGGCATCCTGACCCGCATCATCCGCATCGCGGTGAACAACCTCGCCGGCGTGCCGTCGATCGTTTACGGCGTGTTCGGCCTGGGCTTCTTCGTCTATGTCCTGGGTGGCTCGCTCGATCGCATCTTTTATCCCGAAGCGGCGCCGGCGCCAGTGTTCGGTACGCCCGGCCTGATGTGGGCCTCGCTGACGCTGGCGATCCTGACGCTGCCCGTGGTTATCGTGGCCACCGAGGAAGGCCTGGCACGTATCCCGCGCATTCTCCGCGAGGGTTCGCTGGCACTGGGCGCAACCAAGTCCGAGACGCTGTGGAAGGTGGTCCTGCCGATGGCCAGCCCGGCCATGATGACCGGCCTGATCCTCGCGGTGGCGCGCGCCGCTGGCGAAGTCGCGCCGCTGATGCTGGTGGGCGTGGTCAAGCTGGCACCGAGCCTGCCGCTCAACGGCAACTACCCCTACCTGCACCTCGACCAGAAGATCATGCACCTGGGCTTTCATATCTATGACGTCGGCTTCCAGAGCCCCAACGTCGAGGCGGCGCGGCCACTGGTTTACGCAACGGCGCTGCTGCTGGTGCTGGTGATCGCGATCCTCAACCTCAGTGCCGTCGTGATTCGTAACCATCTGCGCGAAAAATACAAAGCGCTCGACCACTAA
- the phoU gene encoding phosphate signaling complex protein PhoU has protein sequence MISKDSHTQHISQQFNAELEEVRSHLLAMGGLVEKQVNDAVTALIEADSGLAQQVRDVDDQINHMERDIDEECIRILARRQPAASDLRLIISISKSVIDLERIGDEATKIARRAIELCEDGESPRGYVEVRHIGDQVRRMVQEALDAFARFDAELALSVAQYDKTVDREYKTALRELVTYMMEDPRSISRVLSVIWVLRSLERIGDHARNIAEMVIYLVRGTDVRHLGLTRMAEEVANKRD, from the coding sequence ATGATCAGCAAAGACAGCCACACGCAACACATCTCCCAGCAGTTCAACGCCGAGCTGGAAGAGGTGCGCAGCCATCTTCTGGCCATGGGCGGCCTGGTGGAGAAGCAGGTCAACGACGCGGTCACCGCGCTGATCGAGGCCGATTCCGGGCTGGCGCAGCAGGTGCGTGACGTCGATGACCAGATCAACCACATGGAGCGCGACATCGACGAGGAGTGCATTCGTATCCTCGCTCGGCGCCAGCCAGCGGCGTCCGACCTGCGGCTGATCATCAGCATCTCCAAGTCGGTGATCGATCTGGAGCGCATCGGTGACGAGGCGACCAAGATTGCCCGCCGTGCCATCGAGCTGTGCGAAGACGGCGAGTCGCCGCGCGGCTACGTCGAGGTCCGTCATATCGGCGACCAGGTGCGCCGCATGGTGCAGGAAGCGCTGGATGCCTTCGCCCGTTTCGACGCCGAACTGGCGTTGTCGGTGGCGCAGTACGACAAGACCGTCGATCGCGAGTACAAGACTGCGCTGCGCGAGCTGGTCACCTACATGATGGAAGACCCGCGCTCGATCTCCCGTGTGCTCAGCGTGATCTGGGTATTGCGTTCGCTGGAGCGGATCGGCGACCACGCGCGCAACATCGCCGAAATGGTGATCTACCTGGTGCGCGGCACCGACGTGCGCCACCTGGGCTTGACGCGGATGGCCGAGGAAGTCGCCAACAAGCGCGACTGA
- a CDS encoding PstS family phosphate ABC transporter substrate-binding protein: MKLNRLMAALTFVAAGVGAASAIAAVDPALPSYEKTSGVSGNLSSVGSDSLANLMTLWAEDFKRNYPNVNIQIQAAGSSTAPPALTEGTANLGPMSRPMKDNEIQAFEEKYGYKPTAVPVAIDALAVFVHKDNPIKSLDIEQVDAIFSSTRLCGGEQDIKTWGDVGLTGEWAGKPIQLFGRNSVSGTYGYFKEEALCKGDFKSNVNEQPGSASVVQSISSTLNAIGYSGIGYKTSSVRAVPLSKGGEAFEANEENALAGKFPLARFFYVYVNKAPNKPLSPIDAEFLKLVLSKQGQEVVVKDGYIPLPKKVVDKTMQELGLN, encoded by the coding sequence GGCGGCCCTGACTTTCGTTGCCGCTGGTGTAGGCGCAGCGAGCGCAATCGCCGCGGTCGACCCGGCGCTGCCGAGCTATGAAAAGACCTCCGGCGTTTCCGGCAACCTGTCCAGCGTCGGTTCCGACTCCCTGGCCAACCTGATGACCCTGTGGGCCGAAGACTTCAAGCGTAACTACCCGAACGTCAACATCCAGATTCAGGCTGCCGGTTCTTCCACCGCGCCGCCGGCACTCACCGAAGGCACCGCCAATCTTGGCCCGATGAGCCGTCCGATGAAGGACAACGAGATCCAGGCCTTCGAAGAAAAATACGGCTACAAGCCGACTGCGGTTCCGGTCGCCATCGACGCCCTGGCGGTGTTCGTCCACAAGGACAACCCGATCAAGAGCCTCGACATCGAGCAGGTCGACGCCATCTTCTCCAGCACCCGTCTGTGCGGCGGCGAGCAGGACATCAAGACCTGGGGCGACGTCGGTCTGACCGGCGAGTGGGCTGGTAAGCCGATCCAGCTGTTCGGTCGTAACTCGGTATCCGGTACCTACGGTTACTTCAAGGAAGAAGCCCTGTGTAAAGGTGACTTCAAGTCCAACGTGAACGAGCAGCCGGGTTCCGCTTCGGTGGTGCAGTCGATCTCCAGCACGCTGAACGCCATCGGCTATTCGGGCATCGGTTACAAGACCTCCAGCGTACGCGCCGTGCCTCTGTCCAAGGGCGGCGAAGCCTTCGAGGCCAATGAAGAGAACGCACTGGCTGGCAAGTTCCCGCTGGCTCGCTTCTTCTACGTCTACGTCAACAAGGCGCCGAACAAGCCGCTGAGCCCGATCGACGCCGAGTTCCTGAAGTTGGTGCTGTCCAAGCAGGGTCAGGAAGTGGTGGTCAAGGACGGTTACATCCCGCTGCCGAAGAAAGTGGTCGACAAGACCATGCAAGAGCTGGGTCTGAACTAA
- the pstB gene encoding phosphate ABC transporter ATP-binding protein PstB, with product MSQAKTHSIDISALGRDKRALNLASEAVAIEVPDLSLYYGEKQALHNVSMNIPRQRVTAFIGPSGCGKSTLLRCFNRMNDLVDGCRIEGAINLDGRNIYRKGEDVADLRRRVGMVFQKPNPFPKSIYENVVYGLRIQGIKQKRVLDETVEWALKGAALWEEVKDRLHESALGLSGGQQQRLVIARTIAVQPEVLLLDEPSSALDPISSLKVEELIYELKAKYTIVIVTHNMQQAARVSDYTAFMYMGKLIEYGDTDTLFTNPDKKQTEDYITGRYG from the coding sequence ATGTCACAAGCAAAGACGCATTCCATCGATATATCGGCGCTGGGTCGCGACAAGCGCGCGCTGAATCTGGCCAGCGAAGCCGTGGCCATCGAAGTGCCGGACCTGAGCCTCTACTACGGCGAAAAGCAGGCGCTCCACAACGTCAGCATGAACATCCCGCGTCAGCGCGTGACGGCCTTCATCGGCCCGTCCGGTTGCGGTAAATCCACCCTGCTGCGCTGCTTCAACCGGATGAACGATCTGGTCGATGGTTGCCGCATCGAAGGCGCCATCAACCTCGACGGCCGCAATATCTACCGCAAGGGCGAAGACGTCGCCGACCTGCGTCGTCGCGTCGGCATGGTGTTCCAGAAGCCCAACCCGTTCCCCAAGAGCATCTACGAGAACGTGGTCTACGGCCTGCGCATCCAGGGCATCAAGCAGAAGCGCGTGCTCGACGAGACCGTCGAATGGGCGCTCAAGGGTGCGGCGCTGTGGGAAGAAGTGAAGGATCGTCTGCACGAGTCGGCACTCGGCCTTTCCGGCGGCCAGCAGCAGCGCCTGGTCATCGCCCGCACCATCGCCGTGCAGCCCGAAGTGTTGCTGCTCGACGAGCCCAGCTCAGCGCTCGACCCGATTTCCTCGTTGAAAGTCGAAGAGCTGATCTACGAGCTCAAGGCCAAGTACACCATCGTCATCGTCACCCACAACATGCAGCAGGCCGCGCGGGTGTCCGATTACACCGCCTTCATGTACATGGGCAAGCTGATCGAGTACGGCGATACCGATACCCTGTTCACCAATCCCGACAAGAAGCAGACGGAAGACTACATCACCGGCCGCTACGGTTGA
- a CDS encoding ABC transporter permease subunit, protein MNDIETMSANSDVQRLDFNTPALQRKRRIRALKDNLARWYVSIGGLAVLGAITLIFFYLGQVVVPMFQGAELQARDAQQPAWLADAGEPLLLAVEEQNKVAMRLGADGQVRFFSVRTGESLRSIALPLPADSHIVSVGQDTPGNRRIILGLSNGQVLVAEHNYKVSYPNGQKTITPQLDYPFGEEPLNLDPQGRPIEHAAISLNGKTLMIAGATAGVLHALSISSTENLLTGETSLEQTRLDLPQLSEPIKALRIDPRHMWLFAISGRASVDVFDLRRKQLNGRYKLLGGKGEITTVASLLGGISLMVGDSTGGIGQWFMVRGNDGQAELKNVRSFQLDGQPISQIIPEERRKGFLALDSAGTLGIFHSTAHRTLLTEQVADGAAMAAMSPRATRLLVESGDQLQRFVIDNPHPEISWSALWGKVWYESYPEPDYVWQSTSATGDFEPKLSLSPLAFGTLKAAFYAMLLAAPLAICAAFYTAYFMAPTLRRKVKPVIELMEALPTVILGFFAGLFLAPYLENHLPGIFSLLLLMPLGILLAGWCWSRLPESVRLSVPDGWEAVLLIPVILLVGWGSLAVSGHLENWLFDGDMRHWLSHEMGIPFDQRNALVIGLAMGFAVIPTIYSIAEDAVFSVPKSLTLGSLALGATPWQTLTRVVLLTASPGIFSALMIGMGRAVGETMIVLMATGNTPIMDANIFEGMRTLAANVAVEMPESEVGSTHYRVLFLAAMVLLMFTFVMNTLAELIRQRLRRKYASL, encoded by the coding sequence ATGAACGATATAGAGACCATGAGCGCGAATTCCGATGTGCAACGGCTGGACTTCAACACCCCGGCTCTGCAGCGCAAGCGTCGCATCCGCGCGCTGAAAGACAACCTGGCGCGTTGGTACGTTTCCATTGGTGGCCTCGCCGTGCTCGGCGCGATCACCCTGATCTTCTTCTATCTCGGCCAGGTCGTTGTGCCCATGTTCCAGGGCGCCGAACTGCAGGCGCGCGATGCGCAGCAGCCTGCCTGGCTGGCCGATGCAGGCGAGCCATTGCTGTTGGCGGTGGAAGAGCAGAACAAGGTCGCCATGCGCCTCGGTGCGGATGGTCAGGTACGCTTCTTCAGCGTCCGAACCGGCGAGTCGCTGCGCAGCATCGCACTGCCGTTGCCTGCTGACAGCCACATCGTTTCGGTTGGCCAAGACACGCCGGGCAATCGCCGGATCATCCTCGGCCTGAGCAACGGCCAGGTATTGGTCGCCGAGCACAATTACAAGGTCAGCTACCCCAACGGTCAGAAAACCATCACGCCCCAGCTGGACTACCCCTTTGGCGAGGAGCCGCTCAACCTCGACCCGCAAGGCCGGCCCATCGAGCACGCGGCCATCAGCCTGAACGGCAAGACACTGATGATCGCCGGCGCCACCGCCGGCGTCCTTCATGCCCTGAGCATCTCCAGCACCGAGAACCTGCTGACAGGCGAGACCAGCCTGGAACAGACGCGTCTGGACTTGCCGCAGCTGTCCGAGCCGATCAAGGCGCTGCGCATCGACCCGCGGCACATGTGGCTGTTCGCCATCAGCGGCCGCGCCAGTGTCGACGTCTTCGATCTGCGTCGCAAGCAGCTCAATGGGCGTTATAAGCTGCTCGGCGGCAAGGGAGAAATCACCACGGTGGCCTCGCTGCTCGGCGGTATTTCGCTGATGGTCGGTGATTCGACGGGTGGCATCGGCCAGTGGTTCATGGTCCGTGGCAATGACGGCCAGGCTGAACTGAAGAACGTGCGCAGCTTCCAGCTGGACGGGCAACCGATCAGCCAGATCATTCCCGAGGAGCGGCGCAAGGGTTTTCTCGCGCTCGATAGCGCCGGCACGCTGGGGATTTTCCACAGCACCGCGCACCGCACCCTGCTGACCGAGCAGGTCGCTGACGGCGCCGCAATGGCGGCCATGTCGCCACGGGCCACTCGCCTGCTGGTGGAGTCGGGCGACCAGCTGCAACGCTTCGTGATCGACAACCCGCACCCGGAGATTTCCTGGAGCGCGCTGTGGGGCAAGGTCTGGTACGAGAGCTATCCGGAGCCCGATTACGTCTGGCAGTCGACCTCGGCGACCGGCGACTTCGAGCCCAAGCTGAGCCTTTCGCCGCTGGCGTTCGGCACCCTCAAGGCGGCCTTCTACGCGATGCTGCTGGCCGCACCGCTGGCCATCTGCGCGGCTTTCTACACGGCCTACTTCATGGCCCCGACGCTGCGGCGCAAGGTCAAGCCGGTCATCGAGCTGATGGAGGCGCTGCCGACGGTGATCCTCGGCTTCTTTGCCGGGTTGTTCCTCGCGCCTTACCTGGAAAACCACCTGCCCGGCATTTTCAGTCTGTTGCTGCTGATGCCGCTGGGCATCCTGCTGGCCGGCTGGTGCTGGAGCCGGCTGCCCGAGAGCGTCCGCCTGAGCGTGCCGGACGGCTGGGAAGCGGTGCTGCTGATTCCGGTGATCCTGCTGGTGGGCTGGGGCTCGCTGGCGGTCAGCGGGCATCTGGAAAACTGGCTGTTCGACGGTGACATGCGCCACTGGCTGTCGCATGAGATGGGCATCCCCTTCGATCAGCGCAACGCCTTGGTGATCGGCTTGGCGATGGGCTTCGCGGTGATCCCGACCATCTACTCGATTGCCGAAGACGCCGTGTTCAGCGTGCCGAAAAGCCTCACGCTGGGCTCGCTGGCGCTCGGCGCCACGCCCTGGCAGACGCTGACCCGCGTGGTGCTGCTGACCGCCAGCCCAGGTATTTTCTCGGCGCTGATGATCGGCATGGGCCGTGCCGTGGGCGAGACGATGATCGTGCTCATGGCCACCGGCAACACGCCGATCATGGACGCCAACATCTTCGAGGGCATGCGCACCCTGGCGGCCAACGTCGCGGTGGAAATGCCCGAATCGGAAGTGGGCAGCACTCACTACCGCGTGCTGTTCCTCGCCGCGATGGTGCTGCTGATGTTCACCTTCGTGATGAACACCCTGGCCGAGCTGATCCGCCAACGCCTGCGTCGCAAGTACGCCAGCCTGTAA